A genomic stretch from Helianthus annuus cultivar XRQ/B chromosome 1, HanXRQr2.0-SUNRISE, whole genome shotgun sequence includes:
- the LOC110933525 gene encoding dicarboxylate transporter 2.1, chloroplastic-like: MPTPLAFSVAIGLIIYLAILKPTEVSKQAWRLFAIFFTTIAGLILGPLPIGAWAFVCLMITVITKTLKIKDALSGFTNDIIWLIVLSFFFSRGFLKIVLGDRLAMYFVKWFGKSTLGLAYGLAIGEAIILPAMPSATARAGGIFLPVINSLAIASGSSPNDGSARKLGTYLIESQLQVHVGYVKLGDFFKLGILMALINITVLGLVGALWWKVVGLY; encoded by the exons ATGCCAACCCCACTAGCCTTCTCAGTGGCCATTGGGCTCATTATTTACTTAGCCATCCTAAAACccacagaggtttccaaacaagcATGGCGGTTGTTCGCCATCTTCTTCACCACCATTGCCGGACTTATACTGGGGCCTTTACCTATTGGTGCATGGGCCTTCGTCTGTTTGATGATCACCGTGATCACCAAAACCCTGAAGATCAAAGATGCTCTTTCAGGGTTTACGAACGATATTATATGGTTGATCGTTCTCTCGTTTTTCTTCAGCAGAGGGTTTTTGAAAATTGTTCTTGGTGATCGGTTGGCAATGTACTTCGTAAAATGGTTTGGCAAGAGCACTTTGGGTTTGGCGTATGGGTTGGCAATCGGAGAAGCTATAATTTTGCCGGCGATGCCAAGTGCCACCGCCAGAGCTGGTGGAATATTCTTGCCCGTCATCAATTCCTTGGCCATCGCCAGTGGGAGTAGTCCTAACGACGGTTCTGCTCGTAAACTTGGCACATATCTTATTGAGTCTCAATTACAGGTGCATG TTGGTTATGTAAAGCTCGGGGATTTCTTTAAGCTTGGAATCTTGATGGCTTTGATCAATATAACAGTTTTGGGGCTAGTTGGAGCTCTATGGTGGAAGGTTGTAGGACTTTACTGA
- the LOC110883195 gene encoding glucan endo-1,3-beta-glucosidase, acidic-like: protein MASMLLLLGLLVNLLMLTDANVGVCNGRLGDNLPSEQETVALYRSNGISRMRIYDPNSATLDALRDTGIELMMDVPNRDLEGLTDPNAARAWVRDNIQRYPNVKFKYIAVGNEVDPDPSKYTSRYKNYVLPAMQNVHNALRDVGLDNQIKVSTATYTGLLRDAYPPSQGAFKDNGFAEPIVRFLAENKLPILANIYPYFGYLGDPNKNLPYALFTAQGTVVTDPNNGLQYSNLFDAMLDAHYAAQARVGGGDVEIVVSESGWPSDNGQEATVGNAGTYYRNLINHVRGTAGTPLKRGRSIETYLFAMFDENNKDGDATEKHFGVFSPNKDSKYGLSFN, encoded by the exons ATGGCATCAATGCTTCTACTACTTGGTCTACTTGTGAATCTTCTTATGCTCACAG ATGCAAATGTAGGCGTGTGCAACGGTCGACTTGGTGACAATTTGCCATCAGAACAAGAAACGGTAGCCCTTTACCGAAGCAACGGCATATCCAGGATGCGAATCTATGATCCAAATTCAGCCACGCTTGACGCACTTCGTGATACTGGTATTGAACTCATGATGGATGTTCCTAACCGCGATCTTGAAGGTCTCACTGATCCAAATGCCGCAAGAGCATGGGTTAGAGACAACATCCAACGTTACCCCAATGTCAAGTTTAAATACATAGCCGTCGGAAATGAAGTTGATCCAGACCCAAGTAAATATACTAGTCGATATAAGAATTATGTACTCCCCGCGATGCAAAATGTCCACAACGCCCTTAGAGACGTGGGCCTAGATAACCAAATTAAGGTGTCAACCGCAACCTACACCGGTCTTTTAAGAGACGCTTATCCACCAAGCCAAGGTGCATTTAAAGATAATGGTTTTGCTGAGCCAATAGTTAGATTTCTAGCAGAAAATAAGCTGCCAATACTAGCCAACATCTACCCTTACTTTGGTTACCTTGGTGACCCTAACAAAAATCTCCCATATGCATTGTTTACCGCACAAGGAACAGTGGTGACTGATCCTAATAATGGCCTACAATATTCCAACCTTTTTGATGCCATGTTAGACGCGCATTATGCGGCCCAAGCGCGTGTTGGTGGGGGGGATGTGGAGATTGTTGTGTCAGAGAGTGGATGGCCTTCGGATAATGGTCAGGAAGCGACAGTAGGAAATGCGGGAACATACTATAGGAACTTGATCAACCATGTAAGAGGGACCGCGGGTACACCTTTGAAGCGTGGAAGATCTATCGAGACGTATTTGTTTGCGATGTTTGATGAGAACAATAAAGATGGAGACGCGACCGAGAAACATTTTGGGGTTTTCTCCCCGAATAAGGATTCGAAGTATGGTTTGAGCTTCAATTAG
- the LOC110883205 gene encoding RNA-binding protein Y14A, with amino-acid sequence MANAADVDTLDFEPDDDDLMDEDAAVDVDASSPRVSAHIPKLKSAITGAPKKTKGRGFREETGAQRDGRMSGRFDSLDSGGGPGPERSIEGWIILVTGVHEEAQEDDLQNAFGEFGEIKNLHLNLDRRTGFVKGYALIEYENYEEAEKAITSMDGGELLTQTVNVDWAFSKGPFRRRNNNNRRRSRSPRKRF; translated from the exons ATGGCGAACGCTGCTGACGTGGACACACTCGATTTCGAGCCAGATGACGATGATCTCATGGACGAAGACGCCGCCGTTGACGTAGACGCATCTTCACCTAGGGTTTCTGCTCACATTCCTAAACTTAAATCCGCCATCACCGGTGCACCGAAGAAAACCAAAGGCCGTGGATTCCGTGAAGAAACCGGTGCTCAACGTGACGGCCGTATGTCTGGCCGGTTTGATTCTCTTGATTCCGGTGGCGGTCCCGGTCCTGAACGAT CAATTGAAGGGTGGATTATTCTCGTAACGGGGGTACATGAAGAAGCCCAAGAAGATGACTTACAAAATGCATTCGGGGAGTTTGGGGAAATTAAGAATTTACATTTGAACCTTGATCGTCGGACTGGTTTTGTGAAG GGGTATGCACTAATTGAATACGAAAACTATGAGGAAGCAGAGAAAGCTATAACTTCAATGGACGGAGGTGAACTGTTGACTCAGACAGTCAACGTTGACTGGGCGTTCAGCAAAGGTCCTTTTAGAAggagaaataataataataggagAAG GTCAAGAAGTCCGAGGAAGAGGTTCTGA